One Kitasatospora sp. NBC_01287 DNA window includes the following coding sequences:
- a CDS encoding GNAT family N-acetyltransferase — translation MTRDLSTPPDLPPGSLADSPQPVLPAAQGLLLRPWQPADAATFLSAYQDEQIRRWHTRRPSSETRVREWFDRYREDWAQEKGGHWAIVGNGGEASSDGEASSDGEASEVVGRIALGSVNLDEGIAGVGYWVLPAARGAGVATCALSALTAWAFDEIGFHRLHLDHSTRNHASCRVATKSGYQLEGTMRSAGLHDDGRHDMHLHARVRGI, via the coding sequence GTGACTCGCGATCTGTCGACGCCGCCCGACCTTCCGCCCGGTTCGCTGGCGGACTCCCCTCAACCCGTGCTCCCCGCCGCCCAGGGACTGCTGCTGCGACCTTGGCAACCGGCTGACGCGGCGACGTTCCTCTCCGCGTACCAGGACGAGCAGATCCGGCGATGGCACACCCGCCGCCCGTCGTCCGAGACCCGTGTCCGGGAATGGTTCGACCGCTATCGCGAGGACTGGGCGCAGGAGAAGGGCGGCCACTGGGCGATCGTCGGCAACGGCGGTGAAGCCAGTAGCGACGGTGAAGCCAGTAGCGACGGTGAAGCCAGCGAGGTGGTCGGCCGCATCGCGCTGGGCAGCGTGAACCTCGATGAGGGCATAGCCGGCGTTGGCTACTGGGTGCTACCGGCAGCCCGCGGCGCCGGTGTCGCGACCTGTGCCCTTTCGGCGCTCACCGCCTGGGCCTTCGACGAGATCGGGTTTCACCGCCTGCACCTGGACCACTCGACGCGCAACCACGCCTCCTGCCGGGTCGCCACCAAGTCCGGCTACCAGTTGGAGGGCACCATGCGCAGTGCCGGACTGCACGACGACGGGCGGCACGACATGCACCTGCACGCCCGAGTCCGGGGCATCTGA
- a CDS encoding DUF397 domain-containing protein, which translates to MSGCSVLGCGDRRPVQRPALVRDSKDPDGPTLVFRSHAFATFVASLSDGGLDATH; encoded by the coding sequence TTGTCCGGCTGCTCGGTGCTCGGGTGTGGTGATCGAAGACCAGTTCAACGGCCTGCCCTGGTCCGCGACTCCAAGGACCCCGACGGCCCCACCCTGGTCTTCCGCTCCCACGCCTTCGCCACCTTCGTGGCGAGCCTGAGCGACGGCGGCCTCGACGCCACCCACTGA
- a CDS encoding DUF397 domain-containing protein, giving the protein MSELTTARWRRSSYSGNDGGDCVEVADGQFDGLTPVRDSKDPHGPALMFRSHAFATFVASLRDGGLDSTH; this is encoded by the coding sequence ATGAGTGAGCTGACCACCGCGCGGTGGCGCAGGTCGTCCTACAGCGGCAACGACGGCGGCGACTGCGTCGAGGTGGCCGACGGCCAGTTCGACGGCCTCACCCCGGTCCGCGACTCCAAGGACCCCCACGGGCCCGCCCTGATGTTCCGCTCCCACGCCTTCGCCACCTTCGTCGCGAGCCTGCGCGACGGCGGCCTCGACTCCACCCACTGA
- a CDS encoding GNAT family N-acetyltransferase, with translation MPELTRLDADHAPAVLAFELANRAYFTASISDRGDEFYERYAERHSALLAEQEAGVCAFYLLVGEEGSVLGRFNLYDLVDGTADLGYRVARHVAGHGVATATVRELCELATARHGLRTLRAATSWENVASQRVLTKAGFLTVGPAGPADLGGKHGAWYQRDLALQGTAP, from the coding sequence GTGCCCGAGTTGACGCGGCTGGACGCCGACCATGCCCCGGCGGTGCTGGCCTTCGAGTTGGCGAACCGTGCCTACTTCACCGCCTCGATCTCCGACCGGGGCGACGAGTTCTACGAGCGGTACGCCGAGCGGCACAGCGCCTTGCTGGCCGAGCAGGAGGCCGGCGTCTGCGCGTTTTACCTGCTCGTCGGTGAGGAGGGCTCGGTGCTCGGCCGGTTCAACCTCTACGACCTCGTGGACGGCACGGCCGATCTCGGCTACCGGGTCGCGCGGCACGTCGCCGGGCACGGCGTGGCGACCGCGACGGTGCGGGAGTTGTGCGAGCTGGCGACGGCGCGGCACGGGCTGCGCACGCTGCGGGCGGCCACCTCCTGGGAGAACGTCGCGTCCCAACGGGTGTTGACCAAAGCCGGGTTCCTCACGGTCGGGCCGGCCGGGCCGGCCGACCTCGGGGGCAAGCACGGCGCCTGGTACCAGCGTGACTTGGCACTCCAGGGGACAGCGCCGTGA